A DNA window from Nycticebus coucang isolate mNycCou1 chromosome 1, mNycCou1.pri, whole genome shotgun sequence contains the following coding sequences:
- the LOC128593979 gene encoding immediate early response 3-interacting protein 1-like, translated as MAFTLYSLLQAALLCINAIAVLYEEQFLKNIGCGTDQAIGGFGEEPGIKSQLVNLIWSVRTVMRVPLIIVNSIAIVLLLLFG; from the coding sequence ATGGCCTTCACCCTGTACTCCCTGCTGCAGGCAGCCCTACTCTGCATCAACGCCATCGCCGTGCTGTATGAGGAGCAATTCCTCAAGAACATCGGCTGCGGAACAGACCAGGCAATTGGTGGATTCGGAGAGGAGCCAGGAATTAAATCTCAGCTAGTGAACCTTATTTGGTCTGTAAGAACCGTGATGAGAGTGCCATTGATAATAGTAAACTCAATTGCAattgtattacttttattatttgggTAA